From a single Staphylococcus epidermidis genomic region:
- a CDS encoding UvrB/UvrC motif-containing protein: protein MLCENCHFNEAEVKLTVKGIDSTHEKWVCSVCAQGENPWLHSNDDNTYHTHQDDIEEAFVVKQILQHLAAKHGINFHEMAFKEEKKCPTCQMTLKDIAHVGKFGCADCYATFKEDIIDIVQRVQGGQFEHVGKTPQSSYKKLAIKKQIEEKSKYLNKLIDDQEFEEAAIVRDEIKALKSESEVSHDE, encoded by the coding sequence TTGCTTTGTGAAAATTGCCATTTTAATGAAGCGGAAGTTAAACTTACTGTTAAAGGTATAGATAGTACGCATGAAAAATGGGTATGTTCAGTATGTGCCCAAGGAGAAAATCCCTGGTTACATTCTAATGATGATAATACGTATCATACACACCAAGACGATATAGAAGAAGCATTTGTAGTGAAACAGATACTTCAACACCTCGCTGCAAAACATGGTATTAATTTTCATGAGATGGCATTTAAAGAAGAAAAAAAATGTCCAACGTGTCAGATGACACTTAAGGATATTGCACATGTTGGTAAGTTTGGGTGTGCTGATTGTTATGCTACGTTTAAAGAAGACATCATTGATATAGTTCAACGTGTTCAAGGTGGTCAATTTGAGCATGTAGGAAAAACACCACAATCATCTTATAAGAAACTTGCAATAAAAAAGCAAATTGAAGAAAAATCAAAATATCTAAATAAATTGATAGATGATCAAGAGTTTGAAGAGGCAGCGATTGTTCGTGATGAAATTAAAGCTTTAAAAAGTGAAAGCGAGGTGTCTCATGATGAGTAA
- a CDS encoding protein arginine kinase yields MMSNIHTNISEWMKMSEETPVIISSRIRLARNLENHVHPLMFPSEQEGYRVINEVQDALPNLTLNRLDTMDQQSKMKLVAKHLVSPELVKQPASAVMLNDDESVSVMINEEDHIRIQALGTDLSLKDLYQRASKIDDELDKALDISYDEHLGYLTTCPTNIGTGMRASVMLHLPGLSIMKRMNRIAQTINRFGFTIRGIYGEGSQVYGHIYQVSNQLTLGKTEEDIIDNLTEVVNQIINEEKQIRERLDKHNPVETLDRVYRSLGVLQNSRIISMEEASYRLSEVKLGIDLNYILLENFKFNELMVAIQSPFLIDDDDNRTVNEKRADLLREHIK; encoded by the coding sequence ATGATGAGTAATATCCATACTAATATTAGTGAGTGGATGAAGATGTCTGAGGAGACACCTGTTATTATTTCTTCCAGAATTCGATTAGCTAGAAATCTTGAAAACCATGTCCACCCACTTATGTTCCCTTCAGAGCAAGAAGGATATCGAGTGATAAATGAAGTTCAAGATGCGCTTCCCAACTTAACTTTAAATCGATTAGATACGATGGATCAACAAAGTAAAATGAAATTGGTTGCGAAACATCTTGTGAGTCCTGAACTAGTGAAACAACCTGCTTCAGCAGTAATGTTAAATGATGATGAATCGGTAAGTGTTATGATAAACGAAGAAGATCATATACGAATACAGGCTCTAGGAACTGATTTATCGCTAAAGGATTTATATCAACGCGCTTCTAAAATTGATGATGAATTAGATAAAGCGTTAGACATTAGTTATGATGAGCATTTAGGATATTTAACTACCTGTCCTACTAATATTGGTACAGGAATGCGTGCAAGTGTGATGCTACATTTACCTGGACTCTCCATTATGAAAAGAATGAACAGAATTGCACAAACAATTAATCGTTTTGGATTTACAATTCGAGGTATATACGGAGAAGGGTCACAAGTATATGGTCACATTTATCAGGTTTCAAACCAACTTACACTAGGGAAAACAGAAGAAGACATTATCGATAACTTAACTGAAGTTGTAAATCAAATTATAAATGAAGAAAAGCAAATAAGAGAAAGACTTGATAAACACAATCCTGTAGAGACACTGGATAGAGTTTATCGATCATTAGGTGTACTACAAAACAGTAGAATTATTTCTATGGAAGAAGCCTCATATCGTTTGAGCGAAGTGAAACTAGGTATTGATTTGAATTATATTTTGCTTGAAAATTTTAAATTTAATGAATTAATGGTAGCAATACAGTCACCATTTTTAATAGATGACGATGATAATAGAACAGTAAATGAAAAAAGAGCTGATTTATTAAGAGAACATATAAAATAG
- a CDS encoding PIN/TRAM domain-containing protein produces MNITKAIVVAIYIIVGAALGVIIIPEVVTDLGIHHHAVITNYYVDGFIGIIIFFIIFGLFINKVTYAFKQFEQLIMRRSAVEILFATIGLIIGLFISVMVSFILEMIGNSILNHFVPMIITIILCYLGFQFGLKKRDEMLMFLPENMARSMSNNIRRATPKIVDTSAIIDGRILDIIRCGFIDGDILIPQGVINELQVIADAKDSVKREKGQRGLDILNQLYDLDYPTRVIHPTQSHSDIDTLLIKLAQQYHAHVITTDFNLNKVCHVQGITALNVNDLSEAIKPNVHQGDQLSILLTKIGKEPGQGVGYLDDGTMVVVDNAKSYIGQQVNLEVVSLLQTSSGRIVFAKFVD; encoded by the coding sequence TTGAATATAACAAAAGCAATTGTTGTAGCAATCTATATCATTGTTGGTGCAGCTCTTGGTGTTATAATTATACCCGAAGTTGTTACAGATCTTGGCATTCATCACCATGCGGTTATCACTAATTATTATGTAGATGGTTTCATAGGCATAATTATATTTTTTATAATATTTGGATTGTTCATTAATAAAGTAACATATGCTTTTAAACAATTTGAACAATTAATCATGAGACGCAGTGCGGTAGAAATATTATTTGCTACAATTGGTTTAATTATTGGTTTATTTATTTCAGTGATGGTTTCTTTTATCTTAGAAATGATAGGTAATTCCATATTAAATCACTTTGTACCTATGATAATCACTATTATTTTATGTTATTTAGGGTTTCAATTTGGTCTGAAAAAAAGAGATGAAATGCTTATGTTTTTACCAGAGAATATGGCACGTTCCATGTCTAATAATATACGAAGAGCGACACCTAAGATTGTAGATACAAGTGCCATTATCGATGGAAGGATATTAGATATTATACGTTGCGGATTCATCGATGGTGATATATTGATACCACAAGGCGTTATAAATGAATTACAGGTTATAGCGGATGCTAAAGATAGCGTGAAACGTGAAAAAGGTCAAAGAGGATTAGATATTTTAAATCAACTTTATGATTTAGATTATCCTACACGCGTTATACATCCAACTCAATCCCATAGTGATATAGATACATTATTAATTAAATTAGCACAACAGTATCATGCACATGTGATTACGACTGATTTTAATTTAAATAAAGTATGTCACGTTCAAGGAATTACAGCACTCAACGTTAATGATTTATCGGAAGCAATCAAACCTAATGTACATCAAGGCGACCAGTTAAGTATTTTATTAACGAAGATAGGTAAAGAGCCAGGACAAGGCGTAGGATATTTAGATGATGGTACAATGGTGGTTGTTGATAACGCGAAGAG
- a CDS encoding CtsR family transcriptional regulator produces MHNMSDIIEQYIKRLFEEADEDVVEIQRAHIAQRFDCVPSQLNYVIKTRFTNEHGYEIESKRGGGGYIRITKIENKDATGYINHLLQLIGPSISQQQGYYVIDGLLDKGLINEREAKMIQTIIDRETLKMDVVARDIIRANILKRLLPVINYY; encoded by the coding sequence ATGCACAATATGTCCGACATCATAGAACAATACATTAAGCGGTTATTTGAAGAAGCAGATGAAGATGTTGTAGAAATACAACGCGCTCATATTGCTCAACGTTTCGATTGTGTTCCTTCTCAACTTAACTATGTTATTAAGACACGTTTTACTAATGAACATGGTTATGAAATAGAAAGTAAACGTGGTGGCGGTGGTTACATTCGAATCACTAAAATTGAAAATAAAGATGCAACAGGTTATATTAATCACTTACTACAATTAATAGGTCCATCTATTTCTCAACAACAAGGGTATTATGTCATAGATGGTTTGTTAGATAAAGGTTTGATCAATGAAAGAGAAGCTAAAATGATACAGACCATTATTGATAGAGAAACTTTAAAAATGGATGTTGTTGCACGCGATATTATAAGAGCTAATATCTTAAAACGATTACTACCAGTTATTAATTATTACTAG
- the pdxT gene encoding pyridoxal 5'-phosphate synthase glutaminase subunit PdxT — translation MKIGVLALQGAVREHIRHIELSGYEGIAIKRVEQLDEIDGLILPGGESTTLRRLMDLYGFKEKLQQLDLPMFGTCAGLIVLAKNVENESGYLNKLDITVERNSFGRQVDSFESELDIKGIANDIEGVFIRAPHIAKVDNGVEILSKVGGKIVAVKQGQYLGVSFHPELTDDYRITKYFIEHMIKH, via the coding sequence ATTAAAATTGGTGTTTTAGCCTTACAAGGTGCTGTACGTGAACATATACGTCATATTGAATTAAGTGGTTATGAAGGCATTGCTATAAAAAGAGTAGAGCAACTAGATGAAATTGATGGTCTAATATTACCTGGTGGAGAGTCTACAACATTACGTCGTTTAATGGATTTATATGGATTTAAAGAAAAGTTACAACAATTAGATTTGCCAATGTTTGGAACATGTGCTGGATTAATTGTTCTTGCAAAAAATGTTGAAAATGAGTCTGGTTATTTAAATAAATTAGATATAACTGTTGAGCGTAATTCATTCGGTAGACAAGTCGATAGCTTTGAATCTGAACTTGATATTAAAGGGATAGCAAATGATATTGAGGGAGTATTTATTAGAGCACCTCATATTGCTAAAGTGGATAACGGAGTGGAAATACTTAGTAAAGTTGGAGGTAAAATAGTAGCCGTCAAACAAGGACAATACCTCGGTGTTTCTTTCCATCCAGAACTAACTGATGATTATCGTATCACTAAGTATTTTATTGAACACATGATTAAACATTAA
- a CDS encoding NupC/NupG family nucleoside CNT transporter: MHIVIGILGIIFFLALAVLFSSDRKNIRWRYVGLLLVIQLIFAFILLKTNLGISVIGSISDGFNYLLAKAAVGVNFVFGGFKFIDPKQPPFFFSVLLPIVFISALIGILQYTRILPLIINLLGFLISKINGMGRLESYNAVAAAILGQSEVFISLKKQLPYIPKQRLYTLTASAMSTVSASIIGAYFTLIEPKYVVTAVVLNLFGGFIIASIINPYKVNEEDDKLLIAENETKKQSFFEMLGEYILDGFKVAVIVGAMLIGYIAIIALLNGMVSGILSFMSGGAIQWNFQTLIGFIFAPFAFLTGIPWQDAVQSGSVMATKLLSNEFVAMQDLGKATGLSEHAKGITSVFLVSFANFSSIGIISGAIKSLNDEKGDVVARFGIKLLFGATLVSFISAAIAGFFI; this comes from the coding sequence ATGCATATTGTGATTGGGATATTAGGAATCATTTTCTTTTTAGCACTCGCAGTTTTATTTAGTTCAGACAGAAAAAATATTCGCTGGCGATATGTTGGATTGCTATTAGTAATTCAACTAATATTTGCATTTATATTACTTAAAACTAATTTGGGAATTTCAGTTATTGGGAGTATTTCAGATGGTTTTAATTATTTATTAGCTAAAGCAGCGGTCGGTGTCAATTTTGTATTTGGTGGCTTTAAATTTATTGATCCTAAACAACCACCATTCTTCTTTAGCGTTTTGTTACCTATTGTTTTTATTTCAGCATTGATAGGTATATTACAATATACACGAATACTTCCACTAATTATTAACTTATTGGGATTTTTAATTTCAAAAATTAATGGAATGGGCCGTTTAGAATCTTACAATGCGGTCGCGGCAGCAATTCTAGGACAATCTGAAGTCTTTATCTCATTAAAAAAACAATTACCTTACATACCTAAACAACGCTTATATACATTAACTGCTTCAGCGATGTCAACGGTATCAGCATCAATTATAGGCGCTTATTTTACACTTATTGAACCAAAATATGTTGTGACTGCAGTAGTGCTTAACTTATTTGGTGGTTTTATCATTGCATCTATCATTAATCCTTATAAAGTCAATGAGGAAGACGACAAATTATTAATTGCTGAGAACGAAACAAAAAAACAATCTTTCTTTGAAATGCTTGGGGAGTATATACTAGATGGATTTAAAGTAGCAGTTATTGTAGGCGCTATGCTGATAGGTTATATTGCAATTATTGCTTTATTAAATGGAATGGTGAGTGGAATCTTAAGCTTTATGTCTGGCGGTGCTATTCAATGGAACTTCCAAACGCTTATTGGATTTATTTTTGCACCTTTCGCTTTCTTAACTGGAATACCGTGGCAAGATGCAGTTCAATCTGGTTCAGTAATGGCTACAAAATTACTATCTAATGAATTTGTAGCAATGCAAGATTTAGGTAAAGCGACTGGATTATCGGAACATGCTAAAGGAATTACCTCTGTCTTCTTAGTATCATTCGCAAACTTTAGTTCAATTGGTATTATTTCAGGAGCTATTAAATCATTGAATGATGAAAAAGGTGACGTTGTTGCTCGTTTCGGAATAAAATTATTATTTGGTGCAACACTTGTTTCGTTTATATCAGCGGCTATTGCAGGATTCTTTATCTAA
- the radA gene encoding DNA repair protein RadA, with the protein MAKKKVIFECMACGYQSPKWMGKCPNCGAWNQMEEIVEKVAHPKHGVKTKETAGKVQKLNSVKHEATPRLLTESKEFNRVLGGGIVSGSLVLIGGDPGIGKSTLLLQICAALSQNKNVLYITGEESINQTKLRADRLEEDSSHLNVLAETDLEVIHQTVKEERPDLLVVDSIQTIYHPEISSAPGSVSQVRESTQSLMNIAKQMNIATFIVGHVTKEGQIAGPRLLEHMVDTVLYFEGDEHHAYRILRAVKNRFGSTNEMGIFEMKQSGLKGVLNPSEMFLEERSTNVPGSTIVPTMEGTRPLLIEVQALVTPTTFNNPRRMATGIDHNRLSLLMAVLEKKENYLLQQQDAYIKVAGGVKLTEPAVDLSIIVATASSFKDQAVDGLDCFVGEVGLTGEVRRVSRIEQRVQEAAKLGFKRAIIPQTNIGGWTFPEGIQVVGVSSVHEALKYALHSKLR; encoded by the coding sequence ATGGCCAAGAAAAAAGTAATATTCGAATGTATGGCATGTGGCTATCAATCTCCTAAGTGGATGGGCAAGTGCCCTAACTGTGGTGCGTGGAATCAAATGGAAGAAATAGTAGAAAAGGTTGCTCATCCTAAACATGGTGTAAAAACAAAAGAAACAGCAGGTAAGGTACAAAAGTTAAATAGCGTTAAGCATGAAGCTACCCCTAGATTACTTACAGAATCAAAGGAATTTAACCGTGTTTTAGGTGGAGGTATTGTAAGTGGTTCGTTAGTACTAATAGGTGGAGACCCAGGTATTGGTAAGTCAACTTTATTGCTACAAATTTGTGCTGCGCTGTCACAAAATAAGAATGTTTTATATATTACTGGTGAGGAATCTATTAATCAAACTAAGTTGCGCGCTGATCGTTTGGAAGAAGATTCTAGTCATCTTAATGTTTTAGCCGAAACTGATTTAGAAGTGATACATCAAACTGTAAAAGAAGAGAGACCTGACTTACTTGTTGTTGATTCGATTCAAACAATCTATCATCCGGAAATTAGTTCCGCACCTGGATCGGTATCACAAGTAAGAGAGAGTACGCAAAGTTTAATGAACATTGCTAAACAAATGAATATTGCCACATTTATTGTGGGACACGTAACAAAAGAAGGACAAATCGCCGGACCAAGATTATTGGAACATATGGTTGATACAGTTCTTTATTTTGAAGGAGATGAGCATCACGCATATCGTATCCTTAGAGCAGTAAAAAATAGATTTGGTTCTACAAATGAGATGGGGATTTTCGAAATGAAGCAAAGTGGATTAAAAGGTGTACTTAATCCTTCTGAAATGTTTTTAGAAGAACGTTCTACAAATGTTCCGGGCTCTACAATCGTCCCCACTATGGAAGGAACAAGACCACTACTCATTGAAGTCCAAGCGCTTGTTACACCAACAACATTTAATAATCCTAGACGAATGGCTACAGGTATAGATCATAATCGATTAAGTTTACTTATGGCGGTTCTAGAAAAAAAGGAAAACTATTTACTCCAACAACAAGATGCCTATATTAAAGTAGCAGGTGGCGTCAAATTAACAGAACCTGCTGTTGATTTAAGCATTATTGTTGCGACAGCTTCAAGTTTTAAAGATCAAGCTGTTGATGGATTAGATTGTTTTGTGGGTGAAGTTGGATTAACAGGTGAAGTACGCAGAGTATCACGCATAGAGCAACGTGTTCAAGAAGCGGCCAAACTAGGGTTTAAAAGAGCTATTATTCCACAGACAAATATTGGAGGTTGGACATTCCCAGAAGGCATCCAAGTCGTTGGTGTTTCATCAGTACATGAAGCTTTGAAATATGCATTACATTCAAAACTGCGATAA
- the pdxS gene encoding pyridoxal 5'-phosphate synthase lyase subunit PdxS, with the protein MSKIVGSDRVKRGMAEMQKGGVIMDVVNAEQAKIAEEAGAVAVMALERVPSDIRAAGGVARMANPKIVEEVMNAVSIPVMAKARIGHITEARVLESMGVDYIDESEVLTPADEEYHLRKDQFTVPFVCGCRNLGEAARRIGEGAAMLRTKGEPGTGNIVEAVRHMRRVNSEVSRLTVMNDDEIMTFAKDLGAPYEVLKQIKDNGRLPVVNFAAGGVATPQDAALMMELGADGVFVGSGIFKSEDPEKFAKAIVQATTHYQDYELIGKLASELGTAMKGLDINQISLEERMQERGW; encoded by the coding sequence ATGTCTAAAATAGTAGGATCAGATCGAGTTAAAAGAGGAATGGCTGAAATGCAAAAAGGCGGTGTCATTATGGACGTCGTTAATGCAGAACAAGCTAAAATTGCTGAAGAAGCCGGAGCTGTTGCCGTAATGGCATTAGAGCGTGTACCATCAGATATTCGTGCTGCTGGCGGTGTTGCACGTATGGCGAATCCTAAAATAGTTGAAGAAGTTATGAATGCCGTATCAATTCCGGTTATGGCTAAAGCCAGAATTGGTCATATTACAGAAGCTAGAGTTTTAGAATCGATGGGTGTTGACTATATAGATGAGTCTGAAGTATTAACGCCTGCAGACGAAGAATATCATTTAAGAAAAGATCAATTTACAGTTCCTTTTGTGTGTGGCTGTCGTAACTTAGGTGAAGCAGCACGACGCATTGGTGAAGGTGCGGCGATGTTGCGTACGAAAGGTGAACCTGGTACTGGTAATATTGTTGAAGCTGTCCGTCATATGAGACGTGTTAATTCTGAAGTTAGCCGCTTAACAGTTATGAATGATGATGAAATTATGACATTTGCAAAAGATTTGGGTGCACCTTATGAAGTATTAAAACAAATTAAAGATAATGGACGTCTTCCTGTAGTTAATTTTGCAGCTGGTGGTGTTGCTACGCCTCAGGATGCAGCACTAATGATGGAATTAGGTGCAGATGGTGTATTTGTTGGTTCAGGTATATTTAAATCTGAAGATCCTGAAAAATTTGCTAAAGCTATCGTTCAAGCTACAACACATTATCAAGATTATGAGTTAATCGGAAAATTGGCTAGTGAGCTAGGTACGGCTATGAAAGGTCTAGATATTAATCAAATTTCACTAGAAGAAAGAATGCAAGAGCGTGGTTGGTAA
- a CDS encoding ATP-dependent Clp protease ATP-binding subunit — protein MLFGRLTERAQRVLAHAQEEAIRLNHSNIGTEHLLLGLMKEPEGIAAKVLESFNITEDKVIEEVEKLIGHGQEQMGTLHYTPRAKKVIELSMDEARKLHHNFVGTEHILLGLIRENEGVAARVFANLDLNITKARAQVVKALGSPEMSNKNAQANKSNNTPTLDGLARDLTVIAKDGTLDPVVGRDKEITRVIEVLSRRTKNNPVLIGEPGVGKTAIAEGLAQAIVKNEVPETLKDKRVMSLDMGTVVAGTKYRGEFEERLKKVMEEIHQAGNVILFIDELHTLVGAGGAEGAIDASNILKPALARGELQCIGATTLDEYRKNIEKDAALERRFQPIQVDEPTVEDTIEILKGLRDRYEAHHRINISDEALEAAAKLSDRYVSDRFLPDKAIDLIDEASSKVRLKSHTTPSNLKEIEQEIDKVKNEKDAAVHAQEFENAANLRDKQSKLEKQYEDAKNEWKNAQGGLDTALSEENIAEVIAGWTGIPLTKINETESDRLLNLEDTLHKRVIGQNDAVNSISKAVRRARAGLKDPKRPIGSFIFLGPTGVGKTELARALAESMFGEDDAMIRVDMSEFMEKHAVSRLVGAPPGYVGHDDGGQLTEKVRRKPYSVILFDEIEKAHPDVFNILLQVLDDGHLTDTKGRTVDFRNTVIIMTSNVGAQELQDQRFAGFGGASEGSDYETVRKTMMKELKNSFRPEFLNRVDDIIVFHKLTKDELKEIVTMMVNKLTHRLSEQNINIVVTDKAKEKIAEEGYDPEYGARPLIRAIQKTVEDNLSELILDGNKIEGKEVTIDHDGKEFKYDIHEITAKKETTES, from the coding sequence ATGTTATTTGGTAGATTGACTGAGCGTGCACAACGTGTGTTGGCACATGCACAAGAGGAAGCAATTCGTTTGAACCATTCTAATATTGGAACAGAACATCTTTTGCTTGGTTTAATGAAAGAGCCAGAAGGTATAGCTGCAAAGGTATTAGAAAGTTTTAATATTACTGAAGATAAAGTCATCGAAGAAGTTGAAAAACTTATCGGTCACGGTCAAGAGCAAATGGGCACACTACATTATACACCGAGAGCAAAAAAAGTAATTGAACTGTCTATGGATGAAGCTCGAAAGCTACATCATAACTTTGTAGGAACAGAGCATATACTATTAGGTTTAATTAGAGAAAATGAAGGTGTTGCAGCACGTGTATTTGCAAACCTAGATTTAAATATTACTAAAGCACGTGCCCAAGTTGTAAAAGCTTTAGGAAGTCCAGAAATGAGTAATAAAAATGCGCAAGCTAATAAGTCTAATAACACGCCTACTTTAGATGGATTAGCTAGAGATTTAACTGTTATTGCTAAAGATGGAACGTTAGATCCAGTCGTAGGACGAGATAAAGAAATTACTCGTGTAATTGAAGTTTTAAGTCGTCGTACTAAAAATAATCCTGTGCTAATTGGTGAACCCGGTGTTGGTAAAACAGCAATTGCTGAAGGACTTGCGCAAGCAATTGTTAAAAATGAAGTACCAGAAACTTTAAAAGACAAACGTGTAATGTCATTAGATATGGGTACAGTCGTAGCTGGCACTAAATATCGTGGTGAATTTGAAGAAAGATTGAAAAAAGTTATGGAGGAAATTCATCAAGCTGGTAATGTTATTCTATTTATCGATGAACTTCATACTTTAGTTGGCGCTGGTGGCGCAGAAGGAGCAATTGATGCATCTAATATTTTAAAACCCGCTTTAGCTCGTGGAGAATTGCAATGTATAGGTGCCACAACATTAGATGAATATCGTAAAAATATAGAAAAAGACGCTGCATTAGAACGTCGTTTCCAACCAATTCAAGTGGATGAACCTACAGTTGAAGACACGATTGAAATCTTAAAAGGATTACGTGACCGTTATGAGGCTCATCACAGAATTAATATCTCAGATGAAGCTTTAGAAGCGGCTGCTAAATTGAGTGATCGTTATGTTTCAGATCGTTTCTTGCCAGATAAAGCCATTGACTTAATTGATGAGGCAAGTTCAAAAGTTAGACTTAAAAGTCATACAACGCCAAGTAATTTAAAAGAGATTGAACAAGAAATTGATAAAGTAAAAAATGAAAAAGATGCTGCAGTTCATGCTCAAGAATTTGAAAATGCCGCTAATTTAAGAGATAAGCAATCTAAACTTGAAAAGCAATATGAAGATGCTAAAAATGAATGGAAAAATGCACAAGGTGGTTTAGATACTGCCTTATCTGAAGAAAATATCGCTGAAGTAATAGCTGGTTGGACAGGTATTCCTTTAACTAAAATTAATGAAACTGAATCAGATCGTTTATTGAATCTTGAAGATACACTTCATAAACGTGTCATTGGACAAAACGATGCTGTCAATTCAATTAGTAAAGCTGTTCGAAGAGCTCGTGCTGGTCTTAAAGATCCAAAACGTCCAATCGGTAGTTTTATTTTCTTAGGACCTACAGGTGTGGGTAAAACTGAATTAGCTCGTGCTTTAGCTGAATCTATGTTTGGTGAAGACGATGCAATGATTCGCGTAGATATGAGTGAATTTATGGAGAAACATGCTGTCAGTCGATTAGTTGGTGCACCTCCAGGATATGTAGGACATGATGACGGCGGTCAATTGACTGAAAAAGTTAGACGTAAACCATACTCTGTGATTTTATTTGATGAAATTGAGAAAGCACATCCTGACGTTTTTAATATTCTTCTACAAGTTTTAGATGATGGTCATTTAACAGATACTAAAGGTCGTACTGTGGACTTCCGTAATACTGTGATTATTATGACTTCTAATGTGGGAGCTCAAGAATTACAGGACCAACGCTTTGCTGGTTTTGGAGGTGCTTCAGAAGGTAGTGACTACGAAACTGTCAGAAAAACAATGATGAAAGAATTAAAAAATTCATTCCGACCAGAATTCTTAAACCGTGTTGATGACATTATTGTCTTCCACAAACTTACAAAAGATGAATTAAAAGAAATTGTTACAATGATGGTAAATAAACTTACACACCGTCTTTCAGAGCAAAATATTAATATTGTTGTTACTGATAAAGCGAAAGAAAAAATTGCAGAAGAAGGATATGATCCTGAATATGGTGCTAGACCACTCATTAGAGCAATTCAAAAAACGGTTGAAGATAATTTAAGCGAATTGATTTTAGATGGAAATAAAATTGAAGGTAAAGAAGTAACAATTGATCATGATGGTAAAGAATTTAAGTATGATATTCATGAAATTACAGCCAAAAAAGAAACAACAGAATCATAA
- a CDS encoding IS110-like element ISSep2 family transposase: MDYLGVDISKRSSVVAHYKNEKFQKEFFIQNNKNGYNYLLKYLNDLDHPQLIFESTGIYSRSMERFCCVNQINYIQMNPLEAKFKTSALRSWKTDQADAHKLACLGPTLKQTDNLPIHELIFFELREHVRFHLEIENEQNRLKFQILELFHQTFPGLERLFSSRYSIIALNIAEIFTHPDMVLDIDKEVLITHIFNSTDKGMSMDKATKYALQLRVIAQESYPNVDRHSFLVEKLRLLIQQLKQSIHHLKQLDDAMIQLAQQLDYFENIHSIPGIGKLSTAMIIGEIGDIKRFKSNKQLNAFVGIDIKRYQSGHTHCRDTINKRGNKKARKLLFWVIMNIIRGQHHYDNHVVDYYYKLRKQPNEKPHKTAIIACINRLLKTIHYLVMNHKLYDYQMSPH, from the coding sequence ATCGATTACTTAGGTGTTGATATTAGTAAAAGAAGTAGTGTAGTTGCACATTATAAAAATGAAAAATTCCAAAAAGAGTTTTTCATCCAAAATAATAAAAATGGTTACAACTATTTACTCAAGTATTTGAATGACTTAGACCACCCACAACTCATTTTTGAATCTACAGGTATCTATTCAAGAAGTATGGAACGATTTTGTTGTGTAAATCAAATTAACTATATTCAAATGAATCCGTTAGAAGCCAAATTTAAAACGAGCGCTCTAAGATCATGGAAAACTGATCAGGCAGATGCTCATAAGCTTGCTTGTTTAGGACCGACGCTTAAACAAACAGACAACTTACCTATACATGAGTTAATATTCTTTGAATTAAGAGAACACGTCCGTTTTCATCTAGAAATCGAGAATGAACAAAATCGACTTAAATTTCAGATCCTTGAATTATTCCATCAAACATTCCCTGGTTTAGAAAGATTATTCAGTAGTCGATATTCAATCATTGCACTCAACATCGCAGAAATCTTTACTCATCCAGACATGGTTCTTGATATCGACAAGGAGGTACTGATTACACATATATTCAATTCTACAGATAAAGGAATGTCAATGGATAAAGCTACAAAATATGCACTTCAATTAAGAGTGATTGCTCAAGAAAGCTATCCTAATGTCGATAGACATTCCTTTCTAGTCGAAAAATTACGCTTACTTATTCAACAATTAAAACAATCTATTCATCATCTCAAACAATTAGATGATGCCATGATTCAATTAGCACAACAACTCGATTATTTTGAAAATATTCATTCGATACCTGGTATTGGTAAGCTAAGCACAGCTATGATTATTGGGGAGATTGGTGATATTAAGCGATTTAAATCAAATAAACAACTCAATGCTTTTGTTGGCATTGATATCAAACGATATCAATCAGGTCATACACACTGTAGAGATACCATCAACAAGCGTGGTAATAAAAAAGCGAGAAAACTTTTATTTTGGGTGATTATGAATATAATAAGAGGGCAGCATCATTATGACAATCATGTCGTCGATTATTACTACAAACTAAGAAAGCAGCCTAATGAGAAACCTCATAAGACTGCCATCATTGCTTGTATAAATCGATTATTAAAAACAATTCATTATCTTGTAATGAATCATAAATTGTACGATTATCAAATGTCACCACATTAG